The Streptomyces sp. NBC_00162 genome window below encodes:
- a CDS encoding AAA family ATPase, with product MNDEWLIYRGVGEPHDGIEALPDPPPWRDFDGGPVVEAGGPAAVTDGNVARRLGAHRQAAELHRPEPEELEAINAALYLRRPLLVTGFPGTGKSTLAHAVAHELKLGRVLRWPVVSRTVLQDGLYRYDALARLQDVQIAASGGAPGGAPGIGKYIRLGPLGTALLPTARPRVLLVDELDKSDIDLPNDLLNVLEEGEFALPELERVADTEPEVQVLTDDGSKVTVMGGRVRCRAFPFIILTSNGERDFPAALLRRCIQLKLGQPGEKRLATMVRAHLGEEAAQLGADLIREFLSRSQSELVAADQLLNAVYLTHYAAPPTREDLADLLIQRLDRPR from the coding sequence ATGAACGACGAATGGCTCATATACCGAGGTGTCGGTGAGCCGCACGACGGGATCGAGGCCCTGCCCGATCCGCCGCCGTGGCGGGACTTCGACGGCGGGCCCGTGGTGGAGGCGGGCGGTCCGGCGGCGGTGACGGACGGGAACGTCGCCCGGCGGCTCGGGGCCCACCGGCAGGCCGCCGAGCTGCACCGGCCCGAGCCGGAGGAGCTGGAGGCCATCAACGCCGCCCTGTACCTGCGCCGGCCGCTGCTGGTGACGGGCTTTCCCGGCACGGGCAAGTCCACCCTCGCGCACGCCGTCGCCCACGAGCTGAAGCTGGGGCGGGTGCTGCGCTGGCCGGTGGTGTCGCGGACCGTGCTCCAGGACGGGCTCTACCGCTACGACGCCCTCGCCCGGCTCCAGGACGTGCAGATCGCGGCGAGCGGCGGGGCTCCGGGCGGGGCTCCGGGGATCGGCAAGTACATCCGGCTCGGGCCGCTGGGCACCGCCCTGCTGCCCACCGCGCGGCCCCGGGTCCTGCTCGTCGACGAGCTCGACAAGAGCGACATCGACCTCCCCAACGACCTGCTGAACGTACTGGAGGAAGGGGAGTTCGCCCTTCCCGAGCTGGAGCGGGTGGCCGACACCGAGCCCGAGGTGCAGGTGCTCACGGACGACGGGTCGAAGGTGACCGTCATGGGCGGCCGGGTGCGCTGCCGGGCCTTCCCCTTCATCATCCTGACCAGCAACGGGGAGCGGGACTTCCCCGCCGCGCTGCTGCGGCGCTGCATTCAGCTCAAGCTCGGACAGCCCGGTGAGAAGCGGCTCGCCACCATGGTCCGCGCCCACCTCGGGGAGGAGGCCGCCCAGTTGGGGGCCGACCTGATCCGGGAGTTCCTCAGCCGGTCGCAGTCCGAGCTGGTCGCCGCCGACCAGCTGCTGAACGCCGTCTACCTGACCCACTACGCCGCCCCGCCCACCCGGGAGGACCTTGCGGACCTGCTCATCCAGCGCCTCGACCGCCCGAGGTGA